A window of Gimesia sp. genomic DNA:
TGACATCGACTGCCAACTTGGCAGAGAATTTGTTGCTGTCAGGTCAACTGCCGGAGAGTCACAGGCAGGGAGCTTGCAGGCACTGTCAAAACTAACAGAGTGTCGAGTTTCCGCTCTGGACAGATGCCGGAGTGTTGATGCGAGGCAGCGGGTGCTTAATCCGCAGGCAATGTCCGGTGATATTGCCTTATTAATCTGCATTCGAATTGATGGTCCCACTCACTTTCCGTAAATATTAATTTAATATGAGATGATATAAAGCATTGCATGAAATATAGATAAGGTTTGTTGTAACTGTCGCAAATCAGATTGAGGCACACTGTTTGCAATATGTCCTTACACCAAATTAAGTGCTCATTTTATTGATTGGTATTTAGGGGTCACGATCAGAAGAAATTGATAGTCCAAACAGTAGATTAAACAACATCTGACGAAGACTCCGGGAAAGGTTTGCGACAAAATGAATTGGAAACATGCGCTCATGGGCTTGACGGCAAGCCTTGTCGTTGTATTGGCAGTATCACAGCCAGCTTGGGCTTATCAGGACGAAGCAGCTCCTGAAGAGAAACCAGCCGCAGCAGAAACTGCAGCCCCTGCTGAGACAACAGAAGAAGCACCCGCAGAAGAGGAAGCTCCTCAGCTTTCATTATCAGAGCTTTACTACGCACTTGATAACAGTATGTTATTCCTCTGTGCTGTTCTGGTGCTGTTCATGCAGTCTGGCTTCGCTATGGTCGAGTCCGGATTCAACTCTTCCAAAAATACCATCAACATTCTCTTTAAGAACTTAATGGATGTCTGTGCCGGCGTGCTGGTTTACTACGCTGTCGGTTACGGTCTGATGTATCCAGGGGATGCCGGTAACGGTTACTTTGGTTTCGCACAGTTCGGAATCGGCGAAGCCGGAGACCCAGGCCCAGGAGTTCTGCATCCACAGGTTGACTTCCTGTTCCAGGTTGCCTTCGCAGCGACTGCTGCCACCATCGTCTCTGGTGCAGTTGCCGGTCGTCTGAAATTCAGCTCTTACCTGATCTACAGTATCATCCTGACCGGTATCATCTACCCAATCAGTGGTTACTGGAAATGGGGTGGTGGCTGGTTGGATGCCATGGGCTTCTACGACTTTGCTGGTTCAATTGTTGTGCATGCTGTCGGTGGTTTCGCCGGTCTGGCTGGAGCAATTGTCCTCGGGCCTCGGATTGGTCGCTTCAAAGACGGCAAATCGGTTCCGATTCCTGGACACAATATTGCTCAGGCAACACTGGGTGTCTTCATCCTGTGGGTAGGCTGGTACGGGTTTAACCCTGGTAGTCAGCTGGCCTTCGCTGGAACTGACAACACCAACGCTGTGATGCTGATTGCTACCAACACAACCCTCGCTGCAGCCGCCGGTGGTGTGGCCGCAATGATCCTGGGGTGGATCATGTACTCAAAACCTGATATCTCCATGGCCCTGAACGGTGTTCTGGCCGGTCTGGTAGGTATCACCGCTAACTGTGACAGTGTCTCTAACATCGAAGCAATTGTCATTGGTGTGGTTGCCGGTCTGCTGGTTGTCTTCGGTATCCTGGCACTGGAAAAACTCAGAATCGACGATCCCGTCGGTGCCTTCCCTGTCCACGGTCTGTGTGGTATCTGGGGTGGTGTCGCCACCGGTATCTTCGGTGACTACAACATCGTAACCCAGGTGATTGGATCTGTTGTGATCCCGGCTTACGCCTTCATCACCATGTTTATTCTCTTCATGTTCCTGAAAGTCATCGGACAGCTCCGAGTTTCTGAGGAAGATGAAATGAAAGGTCTGGACCTGTCTGAGCACGGAATGCAAGCTTACCACTAGTCCAACCTGATGTGAACACTGGTACTTTGCAGGAGGTACCGTAAAGTGTGACTGACTGATGGCTTGAGAAATGAGTTCTCTCGCCATCAGTTTTTTTATGCGCGGTCAGTAATACAGGAGTAATTGCTGGTGAAGAAATTTCCCTGAATCCTTGTGAACCGGCGATCGCTTGCTTAATGTAACTGAAAGGTATTCAGATGTGATTAATCCTTTCGAGCCTGTGTTCGCCTCAAGGAGTGTGGAAATGGCAAAGTATGTACTGGCGTTAGATCAGGGTACGACATCCAGTCGATCAATTCTGTTTAATCATCAGGGGCAGATAGAGGCCACTTCCCAGGAAGAGTTCGAACAGATCTTTCCCTCTCCGGGGCTGGTGGAACACAATCCCGAGGCGATCTGGGAATCGCAGCTGGCAACCGCCCGCGAAGTGATCGATCAATCGGGGGCGGCGCTCTCCGAGATCGCAGCAATTGGCATCACTAATCAGCGGGAAACGATTGTCCTCTGGGATAAGGAGAGTGGCAAACCGGTTTCAAATGCGATTGTCTGGCAGAGCCGGCTGACGGCCAGCCGCTGCGATCAGCTCAAGGCAGAAGGATATGAAGACCTGGTCCGCGAGAAGACCGGACTGTTACTGGATGCCTATTTCTCGGGAACCAAGATTGAATACCTGCTCAATACCGTAGAAGGCTTACGGGAGCAGGCCCAGGCGGGCAAAATTCTGTTTGGTACGATCGACTCTTTTCTGATCTGGCGGCTGACGGGGGGGAAGGTACATGTGACCGATCCTACCAATGCCTGTCGCACCCTGCTCTATAATATTCATACACACGAGTGGGATGACGAACTGCTGCAGATCTTCGATATTCCCCGTTGCATGCTGCCCGAAGTTAAAAGTTCCAGCGAGGTCTATGGTGAGACCGATCCTGCGCTGTTCGGTGAGTCGATCAAGATTGCTGGTATTGCAGGCGACCAGCAGGCAGCGACCTTTGGTCAGGGCTGTTTTGAACCCGGGGCAGCGAAGAATACTTACGGAACCGGTTGCTTTATGCTGATGAATACCGGCGATAAACCGGTGCTTTCGCAGAATGGTCTGCTGACCACAATCGGCTGGAGCATCAATGGCAAAGTGACTTACTGTCTGGAAGGATCCATTTTCGTGGCCGGGGCAGCAATCCAGTGGCTCAGGGATGGACTGCAGATCATTGAGTCTGCTTCTGAAATTGAGGACCTGGCAGCCCAGGTGGAAGATACCGGCGATGTCTTCTTCGTCCCTGCCTTTGTGGGACTGGGGGCACCCTATTGGGATCAGGATGCCCGCGGAACTCTGATTGGTCTGACGCGGGGCGCTACCAGAGCCCATGTTGCACGGGCGGTCCTGGAGTCGCTGGCATACCAGACCTGCGATGTGCTGCACGCCATGGAGCAGGATTCCCAGATCAAGTTGAAAACTCTCAAGGTGGACGGCGGTGCGGCTGCGAATGGTCTGTTGATGCAGTTTCAGGCGGATATGCTCGATGTTCCCGCGCAGCGACCGGTGGTCCATGAAACAACGGCTTTGGGGGCCGCCTATCTGGCAGGCCTGGCTGTTGGCTTCTGGCACGATCAGGCAGAGGTGACCCGCAACTGGGCTCTCGATGCAGAATACCAGCCGCAGATGGAGGCCTCGCGACGTGAGGAATTATATCAGCGCTGGAAGCAGGCGGTGGAACGTTCGCGAGACTGGGTCTAATCTGATTGATTCATGCGGAAGTCAGCCGGGCTTTCATACATTGCTGGTAGGCAGTCGCGCCAGGTTTTGGTCGGTTCCGATGATGAGCAGGATGTCTGATTCCTGAATCTGATAATCCGGGTGAGGTACACAATCTGTCGTATAAACCTTCCCCGTATTCTTTTCGATTTCCGCGGAATTCCGTTTACGAATGGCGACCACATTCACGGAATATTTGGAACGCAGCGCCAGCTCGGTCAGGTTTTTACCAACAAACTCTTTGGGGGTCATCAGCTCGATCATGGTATAGCCGTCGCCGACCTGGATGTAATCTTCCAGATGCGGATTGGCCAGCAGTCGTGCGAGGTGTGCACCCGCCTGAATCTCGGGCTGGATCACATCGGTTGCACCGACCTGGGTAAAGATCTCCGCGTGAAACTTTGACTGGGCACGACAGATGATCTTGGGGACGCCCATCTTTTTAATGATCACTGTGGTCAGCAGTGCCGATTCGAAATTTTCCCCGATCGAAATCACGCAGGCGTCGACTTTGTCTACATCCTGACTTTTGAGCGCGAGTTCATCGGTGGAATTCAGACGGACTGCAACTGCGACATCATCTTTGACCTCATTCACCAGCTTGTCCGAATGATCGATGGCGATGACTTCCACTCCGCTGGCTCCCAGACGTTTGGCGAGTTCGGTACCAAAGCGGCCCAAACCGATGACTGCTACTTTAATCACGGGATCAGTTCTCCTCTGGAGGATGAGTTACTTTAGATGATTTGAGTTCAGGGTTCTTGTTACCCGAGGTTCACAGGCTCTTCCGGGTAGTGATATCGATAGGCGGGGCCACGATTTGAGAGTGCGATTAAAGCCGTCAATGGGCCGACGCGACCGATAAACATCGTAATTATGATCACCCAGTGCGACGGTGTCGTCAAATCCGCGGTGATGCCCGTCGAGACGCCGACCGTAGCAAAGGCACTGGTTGCTTCAAACAGATGATCCAGAAAGATCGCCTGGTTGTTTTCGAACATGACAATCAGCAGTGTCGACGACATCAGTACCAGAATTCCCAGTGAGATGATCGTCAGCGAACGGTGGATCAACGTGCTGGGGATAGTGCGTCCCATGATTTCAACCCGGTCTCTCCCTTTCAGCAGCGACCAGACCGAAAGGATGGACAGGGCAAAGACAGCCGTTTTCACGCCGCCCCCCGTTGAACCGGGAGACGCGCCAATAAACATCAGCAGTACGGAAAACAGCTTGGTCTGCGGTTGGTAGGCACCCAGGTCAACAGTATTAAAGCCGGCTGTTCGAAAAGTTACTGACTGGAACCAGGCGGAATTGAGCCGCTCTCCAAAGGTGAGATCATCGGAGGCATGGATTGATTCCAGCAGGTAGATGCCGACAGTGCCCCCGATCAGAAGAAAGAGGGTGGTGAAAAATATCAGGCGTGAGGAAATCGTGAGCCGGACTTTCTGTGTCGGGTGATGAAAGAGCGGCTTGCGGATCCTCAGGTTTGAGAAATGCGTAATGCCGTACAGCATGAAATTGTAATTTACAGCAAACCCTAACCCACCGATGATGATCAGGGCGGGAATGACGCCCCAGATCTCCCAGTGATGTCCCATGCCCAGGAAGCCGTCATCCATCAGGCTGAAGCCAGCGTTACAGTATCCACTGATCGAATGAAACAGGCTGTAATAGACGCGTTCGGTGAAAGGCAGTTCGGGCCAGAGTCCCATCAGGCAGGCCGCACCGAGCAGTTCGGTAAAAATCGTAATCCCCAGGATGGCCAGCACCAGACGGCGGATGTCACCGCGCTGGCTGGACTCCAGCATCTCGCTGAAAGTGACGCTCTCCCGGATCTGCATCGATCGCCCGAATGCTGCTGCGAAGAAGGCACCAAAGGTCAGGATGCCGAGTCCGCCGATCTGGAACAGGAACATGATAATAGTGTGCCCCGTGCGGCTCCAGTAGGTTCCTGTCGGAACCACGATCAGGCCTGTAACGCAACTGGCACTGGTTGACGTGAACAGGGCGACCAGAAACGGAGCACCTTCCGTCGTTTTTGCAGCGGGATCCTGAATGCGAGCCGAGGGAAACATGAGTAAAATCGTTCCCACGGAAATCAGCACCAGGAAGGACGTCACCACAATCAGGGCGGGGTTCCAGCCGCGTGACGAGACACGCCGGATTAAGAGAACCGTCTCGTAGAGGCTTCTCAGGATGATGCAAAATTCGGAGATACCCAGGATCAGATTCAGTCGGGTCGGGGCGTCAGCGGGCAGCAGGTCATGCAGACTGATTATCAGCAGGCTGGCGATCAACCAGAGCCCGCAAAAAAAGAAATGAGCCAGGTGGGTTTTGAAGAACTCTTTCCGGTCCAGATGCCAGCCGTAGCGCAGCATCAGGCTGATCGTGAAATAGCTCATGGCCACGATGATCGCGGCACCCAATTCCCAGTGAACAACGGTGGTAATCTTCAGCAGTCCATGTAGAATGACTGTGGAGATCAGGCCGACGATCAGCGCAATAATTTCCAACCGTCTCAGCCTGCGGCAGCGGCGGGGATGGTGTGTCTTATAGTGGATGCGGCTGGGGAGATGCGACAGAGTCATTTAGCGCGTAAGTATTTCAATGAAATAATTTTATGAAGACCTGTTCAGATTTTATTCGTAATCAACGTCAATTGAAACAGTGAGATTATGGTGCGCGATTTTATTTCCGAAAGTTTGACTCATGACCCGATTCATGGGTATATCCCGTTTACTTCCAAAACCGGGATTCCCGATGACGAGGTCTCCGAGCAGGAAATCATCGACCATCCCTGGGTCCAGCGACTCAGGCACATTCACCAGCTTCAGACCGCCTGGTGGGTTTTTCCCTCAGCTGAGCACATGCGGTTTCAGCACGTGTTGGGAGCCATGCATCTCTCGTCGGTAGCAATTAACGCCTGGTATGATTCCTTGAGCAGCGCCTGTCGCAATGTGCCTTCCCTGCCTTACGTAGAGAGCCTGGTTCGGCTGGCAGCGCTGCTGCACGATGTGGGGCACGGCCCCTTCGGGCATTTCTTCGACGACCATTATCTGGATCAGTACAATCTCACACATGAAGATATTGGCGCCCATATCATCGAACATGAACTGGGAGACCTCATTCGCGGGATCCGCCGGAATCCGAACGGTCACCTCAATCCGCTGGAAGAACTCGATCCCAAGCAGATTGGCTGGCTGATCAGGCGTCCTTCCGGCAATGCAGAGAGCGAGGCGGGAAACCCGGACTGGCTCTGTAAGCTGCGTGCCATGTTCAGCGGCATTTACACGGTCGACAATATGGATTTCGTTCTCCGCGACGCCTATATGTCTGGCTACAATATTCGTGCGGTCGATGTCTCGCGCCTGATTCACTACAGCTTCTTCACTTCCGAAGGGCTCACGATTCACGGTCGGGGCATGACGGCACTGGTCAATTTTATTGAAACCCGCGCGAATCTGTTCCGCACTATTTACTATCACCGCACGGTGCGTGCTCTGGACCTCGCGCTCGAAGAGATCTTTGCCGAGACCATGCAGCACCTGTTTCACGGTAATCCTCTCAAGCATCTGGATGACTATCGCGGGTTTACGGAGTCTTCATTCCTCGTCGATGTCGGCCGCTTTCAGAAGAGTTCGGATCCAGCAGTCCGCGATCTGGGTGAGCGCTGGCAGGGCATTCTTTCGCGTAATGTGGAATGGAAGATGGCCTGCGAGCGTCAGCTCAATTTCCATTCCGGTACTGCAGTGCACACATCGATCTTTTCGGAACCGGAACTGGTCGAAAAGCGGGTCCGCTCCAAGCTTCCCGCGGAGTTGAAGCAGCTCCCGCTGCGGATCGACGTCGCCCGGCATTATCATCGGCCCAGTGGGCGCCTACCCGCCGGTGGACAGAATTATCTGCTCGACCCAGGCACAGGGTTGACTCAGGAACTGCACGATGATGAGCTCTTCCGGGCACTGCCTGTCAGCTTTCTGATCTTTCGCATTTATACGCGAGATCACCTCCATGATTTGGAACTGACTACCGCCTTGAATGCCGCACTCGGGGAAGTTTCGGATTCCAAGACCAATATGTAGCACTCCTGCAGGAGCAGACTTGTACAAGTGTGGCAATGCAGGTGATTCGCTCCGTTCTTTCGTGCTCAGAGAGGCGATGTCTTGAGGGAAAATTCCGGATTTTCCTGCTGAACAGGGCAGACAATGGTCCTGTTATGTCGGTCGTGTCGACTCCGGAAAATCATTGAGAGTGATTTTCCGGCTCAGTCGATAAGTTCAACATGATAGATTTCGAACTGGAACAGATGCTGGAAAATCCCGAATGGAGTCTCGTGCTCAGGCATTACAGCGTCCTGCGACGCGAGACCAAAGAGCGGGATCCCGAATTTGATGGCTGGATCGTACGTCAAAATGAAGTTGACGGCGTCGTTACCGAACGCCTCCCCCGCATTCATGGAAAACTGATCGCGTTCGACCTGCTGAAATTTCAGCTTTCTGGGCGTGACTCCGGGGTTTTTTATAAAGTCACCCGTACTGGTGAGAATATGCTGCCCCGTCTGGAAGAGCAGCTACAAGACCTGCAGGCACAATTGCAGGCGACTGAGGATGCGACAGAGGAAGACGCTCCTCCTGAAGAGCAGGAACTGGCCCGCTCCGCCTGAGAGGCTGCCACGGACTGTAATTCTCTCCCCTCGCTGGAACGAAAAACGGCCCCAATTGTGCAAGACAATGGGGCCGTAGATTTCGTCGTTGCTCCTGGCTGTGACAATCTTAAATCATGTCAGCAGTCAGAGAAGACTCTAGCTCATTATGCTTTTTTAGGAGCAGGAGCGGGAGCTTTCTTTGGAGGAGCTGGTGCTTCTTCTACTTTCTTGGGAGCTGAGTGAGCTGGAGCAGCTCCTTCACAGCTGTTGCAGGGAGAAGCGCACTTGGGAGCTGGTGCACAGCATTTAGGAGCTGGTGCACAGCAGGTTGGTGCAGGTGTGCAAACTGGTGCTGGCTTGCAGCAGGTGGTGCGAACTGGCTTGCAGCAACGTACACGTGCTGGTTTGCAGCAACGAACGCGTTCTGGCTTGCAGCAGCGAACGCGTTTGGGCTTGCAGCAACGTTCACGAACGGGCTTGCAGCATTTTACGCGCTCTGGTTTGCAGCAACGGTTA
This region includes:
- a CDS encoding TrkA family potassium uptake protein, which codes for MIKVAVIGLGRFGTELAKRLGASGVEVIAIDHSDKLVNEVKDDVAVAVRLNSTDELALKSQDVDKVDACVISIGENFESALLTTVIIKKMGVPKIICRAQSKFHAEIFTQVGATDVIQPEIQAGAHLARLLANPHLEDYIQVGDGYTMIELMTPKEFVGKNLTELALRSKYSVNVVAIRKRNSAEIEKNTGKVYTTDCVPHPDYQIQESDILLIIGTDQNLARLPTSNV
- a CDS encoding potassium transporter TrkG; the encoded protein is MTLSHLPSRIHYKTHHPRRCRRLRRLEIIALIVGLISTVILHGLLKITTVVHWELGAAIIVAMSYFTISLMLRYGWHLDRKEFFKTHLAHFFFCGLWLIASLLIISLHDLLPADAPTRLNLILGISEFCIILRSLYETVLLIRRVSSRGWNPALIVVTSFLVLISVGTILLMFPSARIQDPAAKTTEGAPFLVALFTSTSASCVTGLIVVPTGTYWSRTGHTIIMFLFQIGGLGILTFGAFFAAAFGRSMQIRESVTFSEMLESSQRGDIRRLVLAILGITIFTELLGAACLMGLWPELPFTERVYYSLFHSISGYCNAGFSLMDDGFLGMGHHWEIWGVIPALIIIGGLGFAVNYNFMLYGITHFSNLRIRKPLFHHPTQKVRLTISSRLIFFTTLFLLIGGTVGIYLLESIHASDDLTFGERLNSAWFQSVTFRTAGFNTVDLGAYQPQTKLFSVLLMFIGASPGSTGGGVKTAVFALSILSVWSLLKGRDRVEIMGRTIPSTLIHRSLTIISLGILVLMSSTLLIVMFENNQAIFLDHLFEATSAFATVGVSTGITADLTTPSHWVIIITMFIGRVGPLTALIALSNRGPAYRYHYPEEPVNLG
- the amt gene encoding ammonium transporter, with the translated sequence MNWKHALMGLTASLVVVLAVSQPAWAYQDEAAPEEKPAAAETAAPAETTEEAPAEEEAPQLSLSELYYALDNSMLFLCAVLVLFMQSGFAMVESGFNSSKNTINILFKNLMDVCAGVLVYYAVGYGLMYPGDAGNGYFGFAQFGIGEAGDPGPGVLHPQVDFLFQVAFAATAATIVSGAVAGRLKFSSYLIYSIILTGIIYPISGYWKWGGGWLDAMGFYDFAGSIVVHAVGGFAGLAGAIVLGPRIGRFKDGKSVPIPGHNIAQATLGVFILWVGWYGFNPGSQLAFAGTDNTNAVMLIATNTTLAAAAGGVAAMILGWIMYSKPDISMALNGVLAGLVGITANCDSVSNIEAIVIGVVAGLLVVFGILALEKLRIDDPVGAFPVHGLCGIWGGVATGIFGDYNIVTQVIGSVVIPAYAFITMFILFMFLKVIGQLRVSEEDEMKGLDLSEHGMQAYH
- the glpK gene encoding glycerol kinase GlpK; this translates as MAKYVLALDQGTTSSRSILFNHQGQIEATSQEEFEQIFPSPGLVEHNPEAIWESQLATAREVIDQSGAALSEIAAIGITNQRETIVLWDKESGKPVSNAIVWQSRLTASRCDQLKAEGYEDLVREKTGLLLDAYFSGTKIEYLLNTVEGLREQAQAGKILFGTIDSFLIWRLTGGKVHVTDPTNACRTLLYNIHTHEWDDELLQIFDIPRCMLPEVKSSSEVYGETDPALFGESIKIAGIAGDQQAATFGQGCFEPGAAKNTYGTGCFMLMNTGDKPVLSQNGLLTTIGWSINGKVTYCLEGSIFVAGAAIQWLRDGLQIIESASEIEDLAAQVEDTGDVFFVPAFVGLGAPYWDQDARGTLIGLTRGATRAHVARAVLESLAYQTCDVLHAMEQDSQIKLKTLKVDGGAAANGLLMQFQADMLDVPAQRPVVHETTALGAAYLAGLAVGFWHDQAEVTRNWALDAEYQPQMEASRREELYQRWKQAVERSRDWV
- a CDS encoding HD domain-containing protein, with the translated sequence MVRDFISESLTHDPIHGYIPFTSKTGIPDDEVSEQEIIDHPWVQRLRHIHQLQTAWWVFPSAEHMRFQHVLGAMHLSSVAINAWYDSLSSACRNVPSLPYVESLVRLAALLHDVGHGPFGHFFDDHYLDQYNLTHEDIGAHIIEHELGDLIRGIRRNPNGHLNPLEELDPKQIGWLIRRPSGNAESEAGNPDWLCKLRAMFSGIYTVDNMDFVLRDAYMSGYNIRAVDVSRLIHYSFFTSEGLTIHGRGMTALVNFIETRANLFRTIYYHRTVRALDLALEEIFAETMQHLFHGNPLKHLDDYRGFTESSFLVDVGRFQKSSDPAVRDLGERWQGILSRNVEWKMACERQLNFHSGTAVHTSIFSEPELVEKRVRSKLPAELKQLPLRIDVARHYHRPSGRLPAGGQNYLLDPGTGLTQELHDDELFRALPVSFLIFRIYTRDHLHDLELTTALNAALGEVSDSKTNM